One Verrucomicrobiota bacterium DNA segment encodes these proteins:
- a CDS encoding S9 family peptidase, translating to MSLLPPSAFARLLGTLFLMTSAHAALPPLVPMRDFFRNPEKTGFQLSPDGTHLSFLQPWEGRLNIHVQEIGSEQVTRLTEAKERDIRSYFWASDDRLIYLRDTGGDENFRLFAVDRDGSNPLLLTPFEEIRVRVIDDLENDPDHMIIGHNHRDKRIFDAYRIHIGTGEMEMLVENPGNFSGYLTDHAGKLRVATATDGVNTSLFYRASEDDEFAKILETNFKESLSPLFFTFDNQQLYASSNLGRDKSAIVQFDPATGQETQLLFEHPEVDVSNLIYSRQRQVLTAITYTTDKREYHFLDQERQAIQDFIEARFPEMEVGLTDVSEDETKFLLRTYSDRSLGAYHFLDWETKEVRPLHEIGPWLDSAHLAPMKPVSYPSRDGLTIHGYLTVPVGIEAKNLPVILNVHGGPWARDTWGYDPAVQFLANRGYAVLQMNFRGSTGYGRAFWEASFKEWGRAMQDDVTDGAQWLIEKGLADPERIGIYGASYGGYATLAGLAFTPDLYACGVDYVGVANLLTFMDSIPPYWEPYLEMMYEMVGHPETETEMLRAASPVFHVDQIRAPLFIAQGANDPRVVKNESDQMVAAMRANGVEVPYMVKDNEGHGFANEENRFDFYAAMEKFLARHLGGRIETGNQADLEALRETPVELSLAE from the coding sequence ATGTCCCTCCTCCCGCCATCCGCCTTCGCCCGCCTCCTCGGCACTCTCTTCCTCATGACTTCCGCGCACGCTGCCCTTCCTCCCCTCGTCCCCATGCGGGACTTTTTCCGCAACCCGGAAAAAACCGGCTTCCAGTTGTCTCCCGACGGAACCCACCTCTCCTTTCTGCAGCCTTGGGAAGGGCGATTGAACATTCACGTCCAGGAAATCGGGAGCGAGCAAGTGACTCGTCTCACCGAGGCCAAGGAACGGGACATTCGCTCCTACTTCTGGGCTAGCGACGATCGCTTGATCTATCTCCGCGACACCGGTGGCGACGAAAACTTTCGGCTCTTTGCCGTGGATCGGGATGGCTCGAACCCGCTTCTTTTGACACCCTTCGAAGAAATTCGAGTGCGAGTCATTGATGACCTGGAGAACGACCCCGATCACATGATCATCGGGCACAACCATCGGGACAAACGAATCTTTGATGCCTACCGCATCCACATCGGCACCGGCGAGATGGAAATGCTGGTGGAAAATCCCGGAAACTTCTCGGGATACTTGACCGACCACGCAGGCAAGCTGCGGGTCGCCACCGCCACCGATGGGGTCAACACCAGTCTCTTCTATCGCGCTTCTGAAGACGACGAGTTCGCCAAAATTCTGGAGACCAACTTCAAGGAAAGCCTCTCGCCCCTCTTCTTCACCTTCGACAACCAGCAGCTCTACGCCAGCTCGAACCTCGGGCGCGATAAGAGCGCCATCGTCCAGTTCGATCCCGCTACGGGCCAGGAAACTCAGCTTCTCTTCGAGCACCCGGAAGTGGACGTCAGCAACTTGATCTACTCTCGCCAACGCCAGGTCCTCACCGCCATCACCTACACCACTGACAAACGGGAATACCACTTCCTCGACCAGGAACGCCAAGCGATTCAAGACTTCATCGAAGCCCGCTTCCCGGAAATGGAAGTGGGCCTGACAGACGTGAGTGAGGACGAGACCAAATTCCTTCTCCGCACCTACAGCGATCGCTCCCTCGGCGCTTACCATTTCCTCGATTGGGAGACCAAAGAAGTGCGCCCTCTGCACGAAATCGGTCCCTGGCTGGACTCCGCCCACCTCGCACCCATGAAGCCCGTGAGCTACCCCTCTCGGGACGGGCTCACCATTCACGGCTACCTCACGGTGCCCGTGGGAATCGAAGCCAAAAATCTGCCCGTGATCTTGAATGTGCACGGCGGTCCCTGGGCTCGGGACACCTGGGGCTACGATCCCGCAGTCCAGTTTTTGGCCAACCGAGGCTACGCTGTGCTGCAAATGAATTTCCGGGGATCGACGGGATACGGTCGCGCCTTTTGGGAGGCCAGCTTCAAGGAATGGGGCCGCGCCATGCAGGACGACGTGACAGACGGAGCCCAGTGGCTCATTGAAAAGGGCCTCGCCGATCCCGAGCGCATCGGGATTTACGGCGCTTCTTACGGCGGTTACGCCACCTTGGCGGGCTTGGCCTTCACGCCCGATCTCTACGCCTGCGGTGTCGATTATGTGGGAGTGGCCAATCTCCTCACCTTCATGGACAGCATTCCCCCCTACTGGGAGCCCTATCTCGAAATGATGTATGAAATGGTCGGCCATCCTGAAACCGAGACGGAAATGTTGCGGGCGGCTTCGCCCGTCTTTCACGTCGATCAAATCCGAGCGCCGCTCTTCATCGCCCAAGGGGCCAATGACCCCCGGGTCGTCAAAAACGAGAGCGATCAAATGGTCGCCGCCATGCGGGCCAACGGCGTGGAAGTCCCCTACATGGTGAAAGACAACGAAGGCCACGGCTTCGCCAACGAAGAAAATCGCTTCGACTTCTACGCCGCTATGGAAAAGTTCCTCGCCCGCCATCTCGGCGGACGCATTGAAACGGGCAATCAGGCCGACTTGGAAGCGCTCCGGGAAACCCCCGTCGAACTCTCCCTCGCCGAGTAG
- a CDS encoding histidine triad nucleotide-binding protein: MTLFQKIIAREIPAQIEYEDELCLVFHDIAPQAPTHLLLVPKKPIPRVGRATEDDQALLGHLLLIARDLAARLGFQEEDQGFRLVINHGENGGEAVPHLHIHLLAGRKLGWPPG; this comes from the coding sequence ATGACCCTTTTCCAGAAAATCATCGCCCGGGAAATCCCTGCGCAGATCGAATACGAGGATGAGCTTTGCCTCGTCTTTCATGACATCGCCCCCCAAGCTCCCACCCATCTCCTCCTCGTTCCCAAAAAACCCATTCCCCGAGTCGGCCGCGCGACAGAGGACGATCAAGCCCTCCTCGGGCACCTCCTGTTGATCGCGAGGGACCTCGCGGCCCGACTCGGCTTTCAGGAAGAAGATCAGGGATTTCGCCTCGTCATCAATCACGGGGAAAACGGCGGCGAAGCCGTTCCCCACCTCCATATTCATCTGCTCGCGGGACGAAAACTGGGCTGGCCACCTGGATGA
- a CDS encoding type II secretion system protein: protein MTALSKKSGFTLTELLVALAILGFLTAIATARLGGSFDQAREQSAKRNAQQIASVSSNAIAAGCQELIDAENEEQAVARLLAGFYGSDLFSDIYFKVSLAPEEAEKAKQYLAFIGGQLEYDAAR, encoded by the coding sequence ATGACTGCTCTCTCTAAAAAGTCTGGTTTCACGCTGACCGAGCTCTTGGTCGCTCTCGCAATTCTTGGGTTTTTGACAGCCATCGCGACCGCCCGGCTAGGCGGAAGTTTCGACCAAGCCCGTGAGCAGTCCGCCAAGCGGAACGCCCAGCAAATCGCCTCCGTATCCTCCAATGCCATCGCCGCGGGTTGCCAAGAGCTGATCGACGCCGAAAACGAAGAGCAAGCGGTCGCTCGGCTGCTGGCTGGCTTCTATGGGAGTGACCTTTTCTCTGACATTTACTTCAAGGTTTCGCTCGCTCCCGAAGAAGCCGAGAAAGCCAAGCAGTATCTCGCTTTTATCGGCGGCCAGTTGGAGTATGATGCGGCCCGCTAA
- a CDS encoding ATP-dependent DNA helicase RecQ, with protein MKVGSPERTPDPRRALQEHFGFSAFREGQQEVVSLLLEGHSVLAILPTGGGKSLCYQLPALLLPGLTVVVSPLLALMKDQVDGLQARGIPAARLDSSLSPEEVMAVWQALEEGGLRLLYVAPERLGNASFRERLAGKHVSLLAIDEAHCVSEWGHNFRPDYLKLGRWAKRGKVDRVLALTATATPSVAREVRKAFGIRKAEQVQTSFRQANLSFGVTPCETGERLERLAERLERLEGPAVVYVTLQRTAEEVAHQLRAKQFKARAYHAGMRAEDRAELQEAFLGNEVRIMVATIAFGMGIDKPDIRAVFHYNLPKTLENYVQECGRAGRDGEMARCELFACGDDRRVLENFIHADTPSPKALEQLLRTLLRSEKWFHISLYELSHSLDLRPTVIETVIAYLERRGLLESKGSFWKEYRLRPLSSVEKMVAGRSGQEARLVRRLFELGETARTWTTIEVEEVASGLNLSPSRLRALVTSLQESGEVAWQQRGFRKEFLRRGEVENWGHLLTDFRERFSQREEREESRFQRVVDYAESRACLVKQLLAYFGERGAKACGTCSSCLGERKGPRRLPTSPTQEISQDLRRRMTALVEENLAPLRTGRQLARFLAGISSPATTRTRLSHHDLFGSLSELGFREILAEAEGLVGS; from the coding sequence GTGAAGGTGGGGTCGCCGGAGAGGACGCCGGATCCCCGGAGGGCGCTCCAAGAGCATTTCGGCTTTTCCGCCTTTCGCGAGGGCCAGCAAGAAGTGGTTTCCCTGCTTTTGGAGGGCCACTCCGTGCTGGCCATTCTCCCGACCGGTGGTGGCAAGAGTCTCTGCTACCAGTTGCCAGCACTCCTGCTGCCGGGGCTGACCGTAGTGGTTTCTCCCCTTTTGGCCCTCATGAAGGATCAAGTGGATGGCTTGCAAGCCCGAGGGATTCCCGCTGCCCGTCTAGATTCCTCCCTCTCTCCGGAGGAGGTGATGGCCGTTTGGCAGGCTTTGGAGGAGGGGGGTCTCCGCTTGCTGTATGTGGCCCCCGAGCGGCTGGGCAACGCGAGCTTTCGAGAGCGTCTTGCGGGGAAGCACGTCTCGCTTTTGGCGATTGACGAAGCGCACTGTGTTTCAGAGTGGGGGCACAATTTCCGGCCGGATTACCTCAAGCTTGGTCGCTGGGCCAAGCGTGGGAAGGTCGACCGAGTTCTCGCGCTGACCGCCACCGCCACGCCGTCCGTGGCGAGAGAGGTGCGCAAGGCCTTTGGCATTCGCAAGGCGGAGCAGGTGCAAACTTCCTTCCGGCAAGCCAATCTTTCCTTTGGAGTGACTCCTTGCGAGACGGGCGAGCGGCTGGAACGCCTAGCGGAGCGGCTCGAGCGCCTCGAGGGGCCGGCGGTGGTCTACGTGACCTTGCAGCGGACGGCGGAGGAGGTGGCTCACCAGTTGCGAGCCAAGCAGTTCAAGGCACGCGCCTACCATGCCGGCATGCGGGCAGAGGATCGGGCAGAGTTGCAGGAGGCGTTTTTGGGCAACGAGGTGCGGATTATGGTGGCCACGATTGCTTTTGGCATGGGGATCGACAAGCCAGATATCCGAGCGGTCTTTCATTACAATCTTCCCAAGACCCTGGAGAATTATGTCCAGGAGTGTGGTCGGGCCGGACGCGATGGAGAGATGGCTCGCTGTGAGTTGTTTGCTTGTGGCGATGACCGGCGAGTGTTGGAAAACTTCATTCACGCTGATACCCCCAGTCCCAAGGCTTTGGAGCAACTCCTGAGGACCCTTTTGCGATCGGAGAAGTGGTTTCATATTTCGCTTTATGAGTTGTCCCATTCCCTCGATCTGCGTCCCACCGTGATCGAGACGGTCATTGCTTATTTGGAGAGGCGAGGGCTTCTTGAGAGCAAGGGCTCTTTTTGGAAGGAGTATCGACTGCGCCCCCTGTCTTCGGTCGAAAAGATGGTGGCGGGCCGCAGTGGGCAGGAAGCCCGTTTGGTGAGACGGCTCTTCGAATTGGGAGAGACCGCGCGGACCTGGACCACGATCGAGGTCGAGGAGGTGGCCTCGGGGCTCAACCTTTCCCCTTCTCGTCTGCGGGCTCTGGTGACTTCTTTGCAGGAGTCGGGCGAGGTGGCCTGGCAGCAGAGGGGCTTTCGCAAAGAGTTCTTGCGGCGGGGAGAGGTGGAGAATTGGGGCCACTTGCTGACGGATTTCCGAGAGCGATTCTCCCAAAGAGAAGAGCGGGAGGAGAGCCGATTCCAGAGGGTGGTGGACTATGCCGAATCGCGGGCCTGTCTCGTGAAGCAATTGCTGGCTTACTTTGGCGAGCGCGGGGCCAAGGCCTGCGGGACTTGCTCGTCTTGCCTGGGTGAGCGGAAGGGCCCCCGTCGCCTTCCCACCTCCCCAACCCAAGAGATCTCCCAGGACCTCCGCCGAAGAATGACAGCCTTAGTGGAGGAAAATCTGGCTCCTCTGCGGACGGGGAGACAGCTGGCGAGATTTCTGGCAGGGATCAGCAGTCCGGCTACCACCCGAACCCGGTTGAGTCATCACGACCTCTTTGGGTCTTTGAGTGAACTAGGTTTCCGGGAAATCCTCGCGGAAGCCGAGGGCCTGGTGGGGAGCTAA
- the rfaD gene encoding ADP-glyceromanno-heptose 6-epimerase — protein MALNREGWIVVTGGAGLIGSALVWALNQKGHERILVVDQLGSDEKWKNLVPLRFGDYLEGEELRAVLADDPDALGEIDTVFHLGACSATTEKDAGYLMDNNYAFTRDLAHWALEVGAKFVYASSAATYGDGSLGMDDQTEALSRLRPLNAYGYSKHLFDCYAQRAGLLEQLIGLKYFNVYGPNEHHKGEMRSVVHKAYHQIQETGRVGLFKSYHPDYQDGCQMRDFLYVKDAVEMTIHLATAPSAGGLYNIGSGEASTWLRLAQAIFAALGKDPQIDFVEMPEQLRGKYQYYTCAGVEKLTASGWSQGAIALEEAVKDYVGEYLVPGRFLGDE, from the coding sequence ATGGCATTGAATCGTGAGGGATGGATTGTGGTGACTGGCGGGGCCGGTCTCATCGGGAGCGCGCTGGTCTGGGCGCTCAACCAGAAGGGGCACGAGCGGATTCTGGTGGTCGACCAGCTGGGGAGCGACGAGAAATGGAAGAATCTCGTGCCGCTGCGCTTTGGCGATTACTTGGAGGGCGAGGAATTGCGCGCGGTTCTCGCGGACGATCCCGATGCCCTGGGCGAGATCGATACCGTTTTCCACCTCGGTGCCTGCTCGGCCACCACGGAGAAGGACGCGGGTTACCTCATGGACAACAATTATGCTTTCACGAGGGATTTGGCCCACTGGGCTCTCGAAGTCGGGGCCAAGTTTGTTTACGCCTCCTCCGCGGCCACCTATGGAGACGGGTCGCTCGGGATGGACGATCAGACGGAGGCATTGAGCCGACTCCGTCCGCTCAATGCCTACGGGTATTCCAAGCACCTCTTCGATTGCTACGCCCAGCGCGCCGGACTCCTGGAGCAGCTTATCGGATTGAAGTATTTCAATGTCTACGGGCCCAACGAACATCACAAAGGGGAGATGCGCAGTGTGGTGCATAAGGCCTATCACCAGATTCAGGAGACCGGGCGGGTCGGCCTTTTCAAGAGTTACCACCCCGACTACCAAGACGGCTGCCAGATGCGTGATTTCCTTTATGTGAAGGACGCGGTCGAGATGACGATTCACTTGGCGACTGCCCCGAGTGCGGGCGGGCTTTACAACATTGGCTCGGGCGAGGCCTCGACCTGGCTGCGGCTGGCGCAGGCGATCTTTGCCGCTTTAGGAAAGGACCCTCAGATTGATTTTGTCGAGATGCCAGAGCAGCTGCGTGGTAAATACCAATACTACACTTGCGCCGGGGTGGAGAAGTTGACGGCTTCCGGTTGGTCGCAGGGAGCGATCGCCTTGGAAGAGGCGGTCAAAGACTATGTGGGGGAATACCTCGTGCCGGGAAGGTTTTTGGGCGACGAGTGA
- a CDS encoding calcium/sodium antiporter, which translates to MPTPYLIGLLGDWPVLILGFVLLYFGAEWLVGASSELALKLGISTLIIGLTVVAFGTSSPELLVSLQAALQGKGDMALGNVVGSNICNLALMLGIAALITPIKVGTQVVKRELPIMLLVTGVFLAILWDRQVERWEAAVLFGGIILYLLRSFLMAKSGREAPEILKDFQGEVDAKSQTRRPVPFLLFLVGLGVGLMALGADFMVASGSNLARSFGVSEAVIGLTLFALGTSLPELATTIVAAIKKEVDIITGNLVGSNIFNMLVVIGITGMVIPLSGGQIMWADLGMMAGVSLLLAPLMASGLRISRAEGLFLVLSYVGYIFWVFLGPGLTK; encoded by the coding sequence ATGCCGACTCCCTATCTCATCGGACTGTTGGGCGACTGGCCCGTTCTGATTTTGGGCTTTGTGCTGCTCTATTTTGGGGCGGAGTGGCTGGTGGGAGCCAGCTCGGAGCTGGCGCTCAAGCTGGGCATCAGCACGCTTATCATCGGCCTGACGGTGGTGGCCTTTGGCACGAGTTCTCCCGAGCTTCTGGTCTCCCTGCAAGCGGCCCTCCAGGGCAAAGGGGATATGGCCTTGGGCAATGTGGTGGGTTCGAATATCTGCAATCTGGCTCTCATGCTGGGGATTGCCGCTCTCATCACGCCCATCAAGGTGGGGACGCAGGTGGTCAAACGCGAGCTGCCTATCATGCTGCTGGTCACGGGGGTGTTTTTGGCGATTCTTTGGGATCGACAAGTGGAGCGATGGGAAGCCGCGGTCCTCTTCGGAGGAATCATTCTCTACCTGCTGCGCTCTTTTCTGATGGCCAAAAGCGGCCGGGAAGCCCCTGAGATCCTCAAGGATTTCCAAGGGGAGGTCGATGCCAAGTCGCAGACGAGGCGGCCGGTCCCCTTTTTGCTTTTCCTCGTGGGGCTGGGGGTGGGCTTGATGGCCTTGGGAGCGGACTTTATGGTGGCGAGCGGTTCCAATCTGGCCCGGAGTTTTGGGGTGTCCGAAGCGGTCATCGGCTTGACGCTTTTCGCTCTCGGGACCTCGCTCCCCGAGTTGGCCACCACCATTGTGGCCGCCATCAAGAAAGAGGTCGATATCATCACGGGCAATTTGGTGGGCTCAAACATTTTCAACATGCTGGTGGTGATCGGCATCACCGGGATGGTCATCCCCCTGAGCGGCGGTCAAATCATGTGGGCGGATTTAGGGATGATGGCAGGCGTTTCCCTGCTTTTGGCCCCCCTCATGGCGAGCGGCCTGCGGATCAGCCGAGCGGAGGGCTTGTTCTTGGTTTTGTCCTACGTCGGCTACATTTTCTGGGTCTTTTTGGGCCCTGGCTTGACCAAGTGA
- a CDS encoding zinc metallopeptidase, translating into MLGFGLVLIGIALAFALWSRRQWQEATELARQETESDLTAGQYAEWLLAHVEASGVEVRARKGAHSSGYDPKRKLLLLEEGIYEGRSVGDFASAVHEVGHALQDQRDLSALDSRQTVVRWLQLGPIFFLFAALAAKVFLKLPIGLTAVFFGLAWLGCLLVHLLTVTVEWDASRRGLKAAQEYANHRFPFGREEEQLARKVLKAARWRDPLGILASGRFLISRLLGWGK; encoded by the coding sequence GTGTTGGGATTTGGCTTGGTTCTGATCGGGATCGCGCTGGCGTTTGCCTTGTGGTCTCGTCGGCAGTGGCAGGAGGCGACCGAGCTGGCCCGCCAAGAGACGGAGAGTGACCTCACGGCTGGGCAATACGCCGAGTGGCTTTTGGCGCATGTGGAGGCGAGCGGGGTGGAAGTCCGCGCCCGCAAGGGGGCGCACTCCAGCGGGTATGATCCCAAGCGGAAGCTGCTTCTTTTGGAGGAGGGCATCTATGAGGGGCGCTCGGTCGGCGACTTCGCTTCTGCGGTCCATGAGGTGGGGCACGCTCTCCAGGATCAGCGGGATCTCTCCGCGCTTGATTCCCGACAGACCGTGGTCCGCTGGTTGCAGTTGGGGCCGATCTTCTTTCTGTTCGCTGCCTTGGCGGCCAAGGTTTTTCTCAAGCTCCCGATCGGTCTGACAGCGGTCTTTTTTGGTCTGGCTTGGTTGGGCTGCCTCTTGGTTCATCTGCTAACTGTGACGGTGGAATGGGACGCTTCTCGACGAGGGCTCAAGGCTGCTCAAGAGTACGCCAACCATCGTTTTCCCTTTGGTCGGGAGGAGGAGCAGCTTGCCCGGAAGGTGCTGAAAGCGGCCCGTTGGCGAGATCCGCTGGGGATTCTCGCTTCGGGGCGATTTTTGATTTCTCGGCTGCTGGGTTGGGGTAAGTAG
- the hrpB gene encoding ATP-dependent helicase HrpB, protein MLPVGEIEDEFVGAVRAGEKRFVLEAPTGSGKSTLVPQFLLQALAPGEGEILVLQPRRMAARFLARTVARMRGGEPGGEIGYRVRFENATSRETRVCFVTEGVLVRDLVNDPEIREVAAVVFDEFHERHIWSDLSLALLKRLQETARPDLRLVVMSATLETERLQGFLEGARHFRTEGRTFPVEIDFYPPKQAERGRIWESAVRACQFAARQVEGPGHLLVFLPGQYEINKTLGLLERSSWAAKWELFPLHGSLPPARQDGAVLSDAANKIIVATNIAETSLTIEGVRWVIDSGLARVADFDPRRGIHTLTIDPISRASADQRAGRAGRTGPGFALRLWGPREHEGRRSHFPAEIHRLDLSETLLSLHALGVTDARNFPWFESPEPAMLERGERLLRDLDAVDSAGALTETGRAMARFPAHPRHSRLLVEGQRTGQVEAAARIVGALQGRNLFTQKANKLALPGEDSDFLLILRALEMAESGAFRRDVCARVGIHGQAAKEAWKAARQLARIAEREEGPEKRPKRSLARLLLAAFPDQVAVRLSEGTHACRLSEGRKGKLAEDTVVTGSGLLVAAEVSEVEGRELVVHLRWNTAISQEDLAQVFGPDSIREDHQVLWDPAQRRVINRQVWSFRGLELESRERGEPDQEEAAAILAERVLAGELVLKKWDRKVETWICRVNWLAEARPDWELPPLGQEDKAFLIREICSGARSYRELKEREVWPVLDSWLSPMQKQLLKEHAPERMALPRNRSAKIRYQEGKEPTAGATVQHLYDLQESPMIAGGSRPVVIEVWAPSQRPVQVTSDLRSFWANSYPAVRKELKGRYPKHEWR, encoded by the coding sequence ATGCTGCCGGTGGGGGAGATCGAGGACGAGTTCGTGGGAGCGGTCAGGGCGGGGGAGAAGCGCTTTGTGCTGGAAGCGCCGACCGGGTCCGGGAAGTCGACCTTGGTGCCGCAGTTTTTGTTGCAGGCCCTGGCGCCTGGCGAGGGCGAGATCCTGGTCCTCCAGCCTCGCAGGATGGCGGCGCGTTTCTTGGCGCGGACGGTCGCCCGCATGCGTGGGGGGGAGCCGGGGGGAGAGATTGGGTATCGAGTTCGCTTTGAGAACGCGACCAGTCGAGAGACGCGGGTTTGTTTTGTGACCGAGGGCGTCTTGGTGCGCGATTTGGTAAACGATCCCGAGATCCGGGAGGTAGCGGCGGTGGTGTTTGACGAGTTCCACGAGCGGCATATTTGGAGTGATCTTTCCCTGGCTCTTTTGAAGCGCTTGCAGGAGACGGCACGACCGGATTTGCGCTTGGTGGTGATGTCGGCGACCCTGGAGACCGAGCGCTTGCAGGGCTTCTTAGAGGGCGCACGGCATTTTCGAACGGAGGGGCGGACCTTTCCGGTGGAAATCGATTTCTATCCACCCAAGCAGGCGGAGCGGGGGAGGATTTGGGAAAGCGCCGTGCGGGCCTGCCAATTCGCCGCCCGGCAAGTGGAAGGGCCAGGGCATTTGCTGGTCTTCTTGCCTGGTCAATATGAGATCAACAAGACGCTCGGGCTGTTGGAGCGATCCTCTTGGGCTGCCAAGTGGGAGTTGTTTCCCCTCCACGGTTCCTTGCCGCCGGCGAGACAGGATGGGGCGGTGCTATCGGATGCCGCGAACAAAATCATTGTGGCGACCAATATTGCCGAGACCTCGTTGACGATCGAAGGGGTGCGCTGGGTCATTGATAGCGGCTTGGCGCGGGTGGCGGATTTTGATCCTCGTCGTGGGATCCATACCCTGACGATTGACCCCATCAGCCGCGCTTCGGCCGATCAGAGGGCAGGGCGAGCTGGCCGGACCGGTCCGGGCTTTGCCCTGCGGCTGTGGGGACCCCGGGAGCACGAGGGCAGGCGCTCGCATTTTCCAGCTGAGATTCATCGCTTGGATCTGAGCGAGACTTTGCTTTCGCTCCACGCGCTCGGGGTCACTGACGCCAGGAATTTCCCTTGGTTTGAATCACCCGAGCCCGCGATGTTGGAGCGAGGCGAGCGCTTGCTGCGGGATTTGGACGCGGTGGATTCGGCCGGAGCCCTCACGGAAACGGGTCGGGCCATGGCGCGTTTTCCGGCTCATCCTCGGCACAGCCGTCTCTTGGTCGAGGGCCAGCGAACGGGCCAAGTGGAGGCGGCGGCCCGGATCGTGGGGGCCCTCCAAGGGCGCAATCTTTTCACCCAAAAGGCAAACAAGCTGGCTCTGCCGGGGGAAGACTCCGATTTCTTGCTCATTTTGCGTGCCCTGGAAATGGCGGAGTCCGGGGCGTTTCGACGCGATGTCTGCGCGCGGGTTGGCATCCATGGGCAAGCGGCCAAGGAAGCTTGGAAAGCGGCGCGGCAGTTGGCGCGGATTGCCGAGCGGGAGGAGGGGCCGGAAAAGAGGCCGAAGAGGTCGCTCGCCCGGCTTTTGTTGGCTGCCTTTCCCGACCAGGTGGCGGTCCGCTTGAGTGAAGGCACTCATGCCTGTCGGCTGAGTGAGGGGCGCAAGGGAAAGTTGGCCGAGGACACGGTCGTCACTGGCAGCGGCCTCCTGGTGGCGGCAGAGGTGTCCGAGGTGGAGGGTCGTGAGCTGGTGGTCCATCTGCGTTGGAACACCGCCATCAGCCAGGAGGACTTGGCGCAGGTTTTTGGCCCGGATTCAATTCGGGAAGACCATCAAGTGCTCTGGGACCCTGCCCAAAGGCGAGTCATCAACCGCCAAGTCTGGAGCTTTCGAGGCTTGGAGTTGGAGTCGCGCGAGAGGGGAGAGCCCGACCAGGAAGAGGCGGCCGCCATTCTGGCCGAGAGGGTGTTGGCAGGGGAGCTGGTTCTGAAAAAATGGGACCGAAAGGTCGAGACCTGGATCTGCCGGGTGAATTGGCTGGCTGAAGCGCGTCCCGACTGGGAGCTGCCCCCGCTCGGCCAGGAGGACAAAGCCTTTCTCATCCGGGAGATTTGTTCGGGTGCACGGAGTTACCGGGAGCTAAAGGAGCGGGAAGTCTGGCCGGTTTTGGATTCCTGGCTCTCGCCCATGCAAAAGCAGCTTCTTAAAGAGCACGCTCCGGAGCGGATGGCTTTGCCGCGCAATCGCTCGGCCAAAATTCGCTATCAGGAAGGGAAGGAGCCGACCGCGGGGGCCACGGTCCAGCATCTTTACGATTTGCAGGAGAGCCCCATGATTGCGGGCGGAAGCCGACCAGTGGTAATCGAAGTGTGGGCGCCCAGTCAGCGGCCGGTCCAGGTCACGAGTGATTTGCGGTCTTTCTGGGCCAATAGCTACCCGGCGGTCCGGAAGGAGCTGAAGGGCAGGTATCCCAAACATGAGTGGCGGTAG
- a CDS encoding acetyl-CoA carboxylase carboxyltransferase subunit alpha, with product MIKPLDFEKPIVDLEEEMDSLRKKSEKSQVDLRGEIEVIESKLKSLREKIYTGLSSWQRVQIARHTQRPYMLDYLQACFTDFVELHGDRHIGDDESMPGGFATLDGQRCVVMGHQKGRDTKENLRRNFGSAHPEGYRKALRLMKLAEKFELPVIALIDTPGAFPGIGAEERNIAEAIAFNLREMMILRTPIIAIVLGEGGSGGALGIGVADRVLMLENAYYSVISPEGCAAILWKHRKHAPEAAEAMKISAVDLEPLGLIDGVITESLGGAHRDPQETAANLKAAILGSLAEMRHLSTEELLDARYEKFRKFGEFAEA from the coding sequence ATGATCAAGCCACTCGATTTCGAGAAGCCCATCGTCGATTTGGAGGAGGAAATGGATTCCCTCCGAAAGAAGTCCGAGAAGAGCCAGGTGGACTTGCGCGGAGAAATCGAAGTCATTGAGTCCAAGCTCAAGTCCCTCCGAGAAAAAATCTACACCGGTCTTAGCTCGTGGCAGCGGGTCCAGATCGCCCGTCACACCCAGCGGCCTTACATGCTGGACTACTTGCAGGCCTGTTTCACCGACTTTGTCGAGCTGCATGGAGATCGACACATCGGGGATGATGAGTCGATGCCGGGAGGCTTTGCCACCTTGGACGGCCAGCGCTGCGTGGTGATGGGTCACCAAAAAGGACGGGACACCAAGGAAAATCTCCGCCGCAATTTCGGCAGCGCCCACCCGGAAGGCTATCGCAAGGCGCTCCGCTTGATGAAGCTGGCGGAGAAATTTGAATTGCCTGTCATTGCCCTCATCGACACCCCCGGGGCCTTTCCGGGAATCGGAGCGGAGGAGCGAAACATCGCGGAAGCGATCGCCTTCAACCTGCGGGAAATGATGATCCTCCGCACGCCGATCATCGCAATCGTTTTGGGAGAGGGGGGATCCGGAGGAGCGCTTGGGATTGGGGTGGCCGACCGGGTGCTGATGCTGGAAAACGCTTACTACTCGGTCATCAGCCCGGAGGGTTGCGCGGCCATTCTCTGGAAGCACCGGAAGCATGCGCCGGAAGCGGCCGAGGCCATGAAGATTTCCGCGGTCGATTTGGAGCCACTGGGGTTGATCGATGGCGTGATCACGGAGTCGCTCGGTGGAGCGCATCGCGATCCCCAGGAGACAGCCGCCAATCTGAAAGCGGCCATCCTCGGCAGCCTCGCTGAAATGCGCCACCTCAGCACAGAAGAGCTTTTGGACGCTCGTTATGAAAAGTTCCGCAAGTTTGGGGAATTCGCGGAGGCTTGA